From a region of the Balaenoptera musculus isolate JJ_BM4_2016_0621 chromosome 15, mBalMus1.pri.v3, whole genome shotgun sequence genome:
- the SSTR5 gene encoding somatostatin receptor type 5: MEPLFPASPLTSWNASSAATGSGGENGTLAGLVPSPGARAVVVPVLYLLVCTVGLGGNALVIYVVLRHAKMKTVTNIYILNLAVADVLLMLGLPFVATQNAISYWPFGPVLCRLVMTLDGINQFTSIFCLTVMSVDRYLAVVHPIRSARWRRPRVAKLASAAVWAFSLVMSLPLVVFADIQEGWNTCNLSWPEPVGLWGAIFIIYTSVLGFFGPLLVICLCYLLIVVKLKASGMRVGSTRRRSERKVTRMVVVVVLVFVGCWLPFFIVNIVNLAFVLPEEPASAGAYFFVVVLSYANSCANPLLYGFLSDNFRQSFRKVLCLRKSYGTEDADATEPRPGQSSRLQEAMLPTRSCKANGLMQTSKL, translated from the coding sequence ATGGAGCCTCTGTTCCCAGCCTCCCCACTGACCAGCTGGAATGCCTCCTCGGCAGCCACAGGCAGCGGCGGCGAGAATGGGACGCTGGCGGGGCTGGTGCCCTCACCGGGCGCCCGGGCGGTGGTCGTGCCCGTGCTCTACCTGCTGGTGTGCACAGTGGGGCTGGGCGGCAATGCGCTGGTCATCTACGTGGTGCTGCGCCACGCCAAGATGAAGACAGTCACCAACATCTACATCCTCAACCTGGCCGTGGCCGACGTGCTCCTCATGCTGGGGCTGCCCTTCGTGGCCACGCAGAACGCCATCTCCTACTGGCCCTTTGGCCCCGTGCTCTGCCGCCTGGTCATGACTCTGGACGGCATCAACCAGTTCACCAGCATCTTCTGCCTGACTGTCATGAGCGTGGACCGCTACCTGGCCGTGGTCCACCCCATCCGCTCTGCCCGCTGGCGCCGCCCTCGGGTGGCCAAGCTGGCCAGCGCCGCGGTCTGGGCCTTCTCTCTGGTCATGTCACTGCCGCTGGTGGTGTTTGCGGACATCCAGGAGGGGTGGAACACCTGCAACCTCAGCTGGCCGGAGCCTGTGGGCCTGTGGGGCGCCATCTTCATCATCTACACGTCCGTGCTAGGCTTCTTTGGGCCGCTGCTGGTCATCTGCCTGTGCTACCTGCTCATCGTGGTGAAGCTGAAGGCGTCGGGCATGCGCGTGGGCTCCACGCGGCGGCGCTCAGAGCGCAAGGTGACCcgcatggtggtggtggtggtgctggtgttCGTGGGCTGCTGGCTGCCCTTCTTCATCGTCAACATCGTCAACCTGGCCTTTGTGCTGCCCGAGGAGCCCGCCTCCGCCGGCGCCTACTTCTTTGTGGTCGTGCTGTCCTATGCCAACAGCTGCGCCAACCCCTTGCTCTACGGCTTCCTCTCCGACAACTTCCGCCAGAGCTTCCGGAAGGTTCTGTGCCTCCGCAAGAGCTACGGCACTGAGGACGCGGATGCCACGGAGCCGCGGCCGGGCCAGAGCAGCCGGCTGCAGGAGGCCATGCTGCCCACACGCAGCTGCAAGGCCAACGGGCTCATGCAGACCAGCAAGCTGTGA